The region GATCGTTGGCGTAAAACCGGCTATACTCTCCGGCTGACCTTCCCACACCTGTCTTGACGCCGGGGTGGGCGATTATCAATCCGACCTGAAGGAGTTTGCATGCGTCATTATGAAATAGTCTTTATCGTCCATCCGGACCAAAGCGAGCAAGTGCCCGCGATGATCGAACGCTACAAAGCCAGCGTAACCACCCGCGGCGGTTCGGTTCACCGCGTGGAAGATTGGGGCCGCCGTCAAATGGCTTACTCGATCCAAAAGCTGCCTAAAGCACACTACATCTGCCTGAACATCGAATGCGACAACGAGACCCTGGTCGAGTTGGAAACAGCATTCAAATTCAATGATGCCGTGTTGCGTCACCTGACCGTTAAAATGAAGAAAGCTGAAACAGCTCCTTCGCCGATGATGAAATCGGTACAACGCGAAGACGCGGCCAAAAGCCACCGCACCGAAGCACCAGCAGCCGCTCCAGCCGCAGCAGCTTAATTCTTGACCAGGATCGTGCGCTGAACCAGCTACAAGTAACCGCCATCATTGCCGAGCGCGAAATATTGCGCTATACCCCGGCAGGGCTGCCGATTGTGAATGCAGTATTGCAGCACAGTTCGCAGCAGATGGAAGCAGGAATTGCCCGTTTGACCGAGTTTGATGTTGCCGCGCTTGCCGCTGGCGAAATCTCAGGCCGGTTCAGCCAGGCAAGCTTGGGCGGGGTATATCAGTTCACGGGTTTCCTGGCCAGGAAAAGCCGCAACAGCAAGAGTTTGGTGTTTCACATCATTGATTTTAGTGCAGTCACCCCGACTAGCGCATTTTAGATACAGGAGCCTGACATGGCATTCGGTAAAAAGTTCGACAAAAATAAGCTCAAGCTTAAAGAAAAACGCAAACAGCAAAACCCTTTGTTCAAACGCAAGAAGTTCTGCCGCTTCACGGCAGCTCACGTTGAGCAAGTCGACTACAAAGACGTCGACACGCTGAAAGACTTCGTCCAGGAAAACGGCAAGATCATGCCAGCACGCCTGACCGGTACCAAAGCGCACTACCAGCGCCAAGTCGACACCGCAATCAAGCGCGCCCGCTTCCTCGCGCTGCTGCCATACACCGATCTGCACCACGCTTAATCGGTCAGATATTCCTGGAGAAGAACTATGCAAATCATTCTGTTAGAAAAAGTTGTTAACGTCGGTAACCTCGGCGAAGTCGTCAAAGTCAAAGACGGTTACGCACGTAACTTCCTGATCCCGCAACGCCTGGCACGTCGTGCTACGGCAACCGCTGTGGCTGAATTCGAAGTCAAGCGCGCCGAACTGGAAAAAGCTGCTGCCGCCAAACTGGCCGCATCGCAAGCCCAGGGCGAAAAACTGAGCGGCCTGACCGTTCAAGTTGCTCAAAAAGCTGGCGTTGATGGCCGTCTGTTCGGTTCCGTCACCAACTTCGACATCGCTGAAGCGCTGACCAAGCAAGGTTTTGCTGTTGAAAAAGCACAAATCCGCATGCCTACCGGCCCGCTGAAGATCGTTGGCGAGCACAACGTTTCGGTTGCTCTGCACACCGACGTGGTCGTGGAAGTCGTTATCGCTGTCGTACCAGACGCGAACGCGTAATCGTCTGCGGGCCTGGCCCGCAAGCGTTGCCGCACTATGAAAAGCCGGGTTCGCCCGGCTTTTTTGTGGCCTTTTTTTCGCTCAATTTCAGCCCTTTATTTTTGCCGACACGCCGAAGCGGGTATAATTCGCGCCATGAACGCCCCCTCTGATCCGCAACTGGATTCCCTCCGTATTCCGCCGCATTCGATCGAAGCAGAACAATCCGTCATCGGTGGTCTGCTGCGCGACAATGCCGCCTATGACCGCATTGCCGACTTCATGCATGCGGA is a window of Janthinobacterium sp. 1_2014MBL_MicDiv DNA encoding:
- the rpsR gene encoding 30S ribosomal protein S18; this encodes MAFGKKFDKNKLKLKEKRKQQNPLFKRKKFCRFTAAHVEQVDYKDVDTLKDFVQENGKIMPARLTGTKAHYQRQVDTAIKRARFLALLPYTDLHHA
- the rplI gene encoding 50S ribosomal protein L9; translation: MQIILLEKVVNVGNLGEVVKVKDGYARNFLIPQRLARRATATAVAEFEVKRAELEKAAAAKLAASQAQGEKLSGLTVQVAQKAGVDGRLFGSVTNFDIAEALTKQGFAVEKAQIRMPTGPLKIVGEHNVSVALHTDVVVEVVIAVVPDANA
- the rpsF gene encoding 30S ribosomal protein S6 codes for the protein MRHYEIVFIVHPDQSEQVPAMIERYKASVTTRGGSVHRVEDWGRRQMAYSIQKLPKAHYICLNIECDNETLVELETAFKFNDAVLRHLTVKMKKAETAPSPMMKSVQREDAAKSHRTEAPAAAPAAAA
- the priB gene encoding primosomal replication protein N, encoding MNQLQVTAIIAEREILRYTPAGLPIVNAVLQHSSQQMEAGIARLTEFDVAALAAGEISGRFSQASLGGVYQFTGFLARKSRNSKSLVFHIIDFSAVTPTSAF